The nucleotide window TATATATACCTCATCTAAATTATTGAATAGAGGAACAAAGAAAagatttttgatttcttatctaccaacttaattagttttgaacattttagtgCAGAAATGGGTTACgtaaaacttgtttttttaatGCTATTTTCCTTACTCTGTCAACTTGCTTTCTGCTCATCCTTATCTCATTTGTGCCCCAAAGATCAAGCTCTTGCTCTTCTACAATTCTAGCACATGTTTACTATAGATGATTATTCGACATTACAATCATGGAACAAGAGCATAGATTGCTGCTCGTGGGATGGAGTTCTTTGTAACGAGGCGACGGGACAAGTGATTGAGCTTAACCTCACTAGATGCGGACTTCAAGGCAAGTTTCATTACAACAGTAGCCTCTTTAAACTCTCCAATCTTAAAAGGCTCGATTTGTCTGATAACCATTTTTCCGAATCGCTCATTTCACCTAAATTTGGTGAGCTTTCTAGTTTGACACATCTTGATCTATCGTATTCAAATTTTACAGGTCTAATCCCAGTAGAAATCTCTCGTCTTTCTAAATTACACGTTCTTCGTATCCAGAGTTATTTGGATGGTCTTAGATTCGGACCTCACAATTTTGAACTGCTCCTTAAGAACTTGACCTGATTAAGAGAGCTCCACCTTAGCTTTGTGAACATCTCTTCCACCATTCCTCTGAAATTCTCTTCTTATTTAACAAATCTACGACTTTCAGACACGCAGATATACGGGATATTGCCTGAAACTGTTTTTCACCTTTCCAACTTAGAATCTCTTGATTTATCATTCAATCCCCAGCTCACTGTTAGGTTTCCCACAACCAAATGGAATAGCAGTACATCACTCATGGAGTTATATCTTAGTAATGTGAATGCTACTGGTAGGATACCTGAATCATTTGGTCATCTAACTTCACTGCGTAAATTAGATTTGTTTTCTTGTAATCTCTCGGGGTCTATTCCTAAACCTCTATGGAATCTCACCAATATAGAGACTTTGGTTCTTGCTTATAACCATCTTGAAAGACCAATTTCCAATTTCTTTAGATTTGGAAAGCTCAAGTCGTTATCAATAGGAAATAACAACTTTAATGGCCAACTTGAGTTCTTATCCTTAAACACATGCACGCAACTTGTTGAGCTAGATTTTTCATTTAATTCCCTAATAACAGGTTCAATTCCTTCTAATGTAAGTGGGTATGCAAAACCTACAAAGTCTCAACTTGTCATCAAACCACTTAAATGGGACTATACCTTCCTGGACATTCTCCCTCCCTTCACTATATTTGTTAGACTTGAGTGATAACTGTTTAAGTGGAAAAATTCAGGAGTTCAAGTACCAATCATTGTTTGTTGTTTCTCTCAAACAAAATCAGCTGGAAGGTCCTATTCCAAAGTCATTCCTATACCAGCAAATCCTGCACTATCTTTTCCTTTCACAAAATAATCTCAGTGGACAGATCACATCAACCATCTGCAATCGAGTACTGATGGTGCTAGATTTGGGCAGCAATAGTTTGGAGGGAACAATCCCATTATGTTTGGGTGAGATAAGTATCCTTCGGATTTTGGATTTAAGCAACAATAGTCTTAGTGGGACATTAAATACAAATTTTAGTATAGGAAATTATCTTGGAGTCATTAAATTTGACAGGAATAAGCTAGAGGGGAAAGTCCCGCAATCTTTTATCAATTGCAAATATTTGAAAGTTCTCGACTTAGGTAACAATGAATTGAATGACACATTTCCTGAATGGTTGGGAGCCCTACCTGAGTTGCAGCTATTAAACTTGAGATCAAATAAGTTTTATGGCCCTATAAAAGATTCAAGGACTGACAACTTGTTTGCTCAAATTCGAATCATAGATCTCTCATCCAATGGATTTAGTGGAGATTTACCAGTGAGCCTTTTCGAGAATTTTGAAGCCATGAAAATAATTggtgagaaaaatggaacccgtGAGTATGTAGCAGattattattctaatttttactCAAATTCCTTTATAGTGACAACAAAAGGACTGGAGCTTCAATTTCCTCGAGTTTTGACTACAAACATAATCATAAATCTCTCTAACAACAAATTTGAAGGTCATATCCCAAGCATTATTGGAGATCTCATTGGTCTTCGTACGTTAAACTTATCTCATAATTGCTTGGAAGGTATTATACCAGCATCGCTGCACCAATTATCTGTACTTGAATCATTGGATCTCTCATCCAACGAAATCGGCGGAGAAATTCCACAACAGCTTNNNNNNNNNNNNNNNNNNNNNNNNNNNNNNNNNNNNNNNNNNNNNNNNNNNNNNNNNNNNNNNNNNNNNNNNNNNNNNNNNNNNNNNNNNNNNNNNNNNNNNNNNNNNNNNNNNNNNNNNNNNNNNNNNNNNNNNNNNNNNNNNNNNNNNNNNNNNNNNNNNNNNNNNNNNNNNNNNNNNNNNNNNNNNNNNNNNNNNNNNNNNNNNNNNNNNNNNNNNNNNNNNNNNNNNNNNNNNNNNNNNNNNNNNNNNNNNNNNNNNNNNNNNNNNNNNNNNNNNNNNNNNNNNNNNNNNNNNNNNNNNNNNNNNNNNNNNNNNNNNNNNNNNNNNNNNNNNNNNNNNNNNNNNNNNNNNNNNNNNNNNNNNNNNNNNNNNNNNNNNNNNNNNNNNNNNNNNNNNNNNNNNNNNNNNNNNNNNNNNNNNNNNNNNNNNNNNNNNNNNNNNNNNNNNNNNNNNNNNNNNNNNNNNNNNNNNNNNNNNNNNNNNNNNNNNNNNNNNNNNNNNNNNNNNNNNNNNNNNNNNNNNNNNNNNNNNNNNNNNNNNNNNNNNNNNNNNNNNNNNNNNNNNNNNNNNNNNNNNNNNNNNNNNNNNNNNNNNNNNNNNNNNNNNNNNNNNNNNNNNNNNNNNNNNNNNNNNNNNNNNNNNNNNNNNNNNNNNNNNNNNNNNNNNNNNNNNNNNNNNNNNNNNNNNNNNNNNNNNNNNNNNNNNNNNNNNNNNNNNNNNNNNNNNNNNNNNNNNNNNNNNNNNNNNNNNNNNNNNNNNNNNNNNNNNNNNNNNNNNNNNNNNNNNNNNNNNNNNNNNNNNNNNNNNNNNNNNNNNNNNNNNNNNNNNNNNNNNNNNNNNNNNNNNNNNNNNNNNNNNNNNNNNNNNNNNNNNNNNNNNNNNNNNNTCTCCAGCTCTTTCTAATGACATCATAACACCAATATAAAACACATGACTTTAAGTTTACGGAGAATACAATCTTCCCATAACAACATCAAATGCAGGTATAGCACGTTCCAGAACCTTAACAAACTGATAAATAACTCCGGCAATGCAAACACTAGGCTGGGAATGACTTACAATGCAAATTGCACCAAGTTGTATAGATAATGGTTCCCAAACGCAAAATAAACTATTAGCGCAATTCAAACGAGAATAATATGCCGGGTCATGTTCAATAAATTTCTCAGTCTGATAAAAGGGAGGCAGAGATATTTTTATAGTCCTTTTGCTCACAGACATAAAAGGCTTTCCTTTCATGGAGAAAGAATTTTGTTCCACCAAGACGCGTCATAGAACAACAACTATGGATATCCACAAAATCTGATTCCAATACAAGAGAATTACAGAATGTGGAAATGCAATTGACACACATTAACGACTTGACGGGAAGCCACACGAGAATATTTCAATGAATCTGAGAGAAGCTCATCCCCCGATAAAGGATCCTGATAAGCTAACATGTTTGAAGAACTTGCTTAACAAAAACAAAGTACCGAAGGAGAAAACAGAACaaatcatcatttaaataaAGTAGATTGGCATAATATCGACTTATGTACTGGTAAAGATATTCACCTGATATATTATACAGAGAGAGTAGTTGAAGTTTGATTCTGGATTGTTTGTTGTTATAAGGAAAAAATTGCATACCAACCTTGTCAATGAACCAACTTGGCGTTTCATTTTAAATTACAACGGGAGTATCGTTTTGAATTCAGATGCATATGTGGAACTCAATTGCAAGCGATCATATTCTTAATAGTAATCGAGATTAGGATATTTTTTGTCTGAGATGGAAGTTTGATGTCACTACGGGGCAGTGATATCAGCTGAACTGGTCTTATTGGTTCTGAAGAAAGTAGACAGAATCAGTTTCAACATTTACACATCAACACTCATTTTCAGTCATATGatccaaaaaatcaaaattgaaccGAACTATTGAATGCCCACCCCTAATTTTAACTGTTCTAATAGATCTATAAAAAGTAACTAAGGACTCACGTGCAACATGCGTGTCCAGAAACTAGTTGATTTAAAACTCGAATAGTCCATATTGTTGAAATTTAGAAGTCATTCTCGTCTTTATTGATAAGTANTAACTAAGGActcacgtgcaacacacgtgtccAGAAACTAGTTGATTTAAAACTCGAATAGTCCATATTGTTGAAATTTAGAAGTCATTCTCGTCTTTATTGATAAGTAGCAAATTTGAATTGTCAAAATTGAACATTAAGTCTCGTACTATAAAGTACTCAAATTATGCGAAGGTgagtttgattctattcaaatcttattttctcatttaatctATTTCTTGGTTCTGAATTTACGAACCATCTCTAACCGATATGTGGTTCTTCTTAGGTTAGCTTCcaatatatataatctagatGTTCAAAGCTTTAAGTATGAAGAAATCACTGGCTTTAGGTCCCAAACAAAGCATTTTCGTACAATAATATCTAATGTcaacataatattaaaataaattatcataaTGAACAAACCGTTATAGTAGAATTCATTCAAGGATTTGAAATATCAGATcttgataaaaaagaagaaggaaataaCAAATATAGGAATAATGTAATTTCATAGaatatgaaaatgatcataGTTATCAATAAAGTTGCTTAAAGTCCAACTTGTTCTTTTAAAGATTGATTTCAACCTCCGGGAAGATTTCAACATCCCTTCTCTCGTTGTAAACTCCATTAGAAGATCTAACAATTTGTACACATTTCCTTTCTGTAAACAACAAACGAATATAAGGAGAATTAGTGATCAGTGTTATGAACTGAAGCTAAAAGTGATATTAATACTAAAGGAtaaaaacaatagaaatatagacaaaaaaaaaaaaatatttcttccaAAGTGTATCTAAGTCTCTTCAAAGTGTACAGATTGTTATGCCAAATACCACAATTTATAGGACATCATTGAGTAAAATCAAAAGGTATCATAATCATGCCATTAATTTCTTGAGAATGTGGGAACATTATGAAGGTGTGAAGATTAATGATGAGCTAGTGGAGGTGTGGTATTAATACACATTATGATAAATTACACCTAAAACTGATCAGATAGAGAAACGAATAGTTTCTCTAATAGTTTTTCGtaactttataattaattatttttacaactCTTCATTCTCCTACTTTATTTTAACAATAAGTGAATCAACTTAGCAATTTAggcatatttaatatttaattaattagatattttataatattttaatttaatatagggataaaatggtaattcaactttgcaACTTGaggcttcccacttataataatatatatgatatatgatgatatatgatgatttttaaattttatccttatcattaagtaattattattcaaattaattagagTATTATTggatgaatttaaaattttaaagtaacattaaaaaattaatttgtaagGAGAGTGCAAAATACAAACTAGACAAATATAGAAGCATGAAGGAGTAATTCAAAACTTCCGatcaaagaggaaaaaaatgTAGAGTACTACCATGTGCAACAAGGAGTACAGAGAGTACAATGAATGGTTCCAATATTATTGACTTCAGcattattgtaattttcataTCTTCTGTTTATCTAATTatgtccatttttttttctttattttctatttatggTTCATCTCTAATTAATTTTGGAAGACTATAATTAATAAGAATAATGGAAGCTTGTTTATTTTTCACCATAGCTTAGAAgccatttttcttttccttttgttttcttgtCTTTCAAACATAAGATATTTTGACTGCTTCGCACGTATATCCTATATTTATtatcacataatttatttaaaaataattatattatacaataaAATTACAGTTCAAGGTACGGATttataatttacaaaatatccAACGAAAGTTAGATTAGTActcttttatttcataaatatcaCAATTATAGTAAGTAAAAAAGATTAATAATCTTATaacagaaaaagaataaaataaaattagcataTAACAAAATatctttaacaaaatataattcaatatactctattaagaaaatttatattatacaaatatagttgtattataatatataacatGAAGCATGTCTATTAACATCTATCAGATGTTCAATACAAACATTATTAAATAAcgataattaaaaattaaagtacgCTACCAATATATACATAGAGACCTCTTTCTGCCacaaatatgttgaaaatataattgattACCAACAAAGTAGAAATAAACTAATTAGATAACGTACAATAAAACATCCAAGCTAGACCATAGATATATAAGCACTTAAATTGTAGCAATTGGAAGTAACAAGCTTTTTTTAatcgaaaaaaatatatttacttgaACATTTTTTCTGGAGGTGAGCAAAatacaacaaacaaaaagagTAGATTGTTGTGgagaaagaggaaaagaaaCAAGTGACTTTACATTTTGGCATCTTACTTATATAAAGTGCAAATTAAAAGATATGCACAAATGTTATTGTAATAGTAAAAACTCAAAGGACGAACAGATAACGTTGAAAATGTGAAAGATGACAATTATGGATAATTATTACCTTCATTTAATCAATCTAAAATGTAATATTCAACTTATATGCACTCTATATCAGACATTACATCAATTTGACCGggatacaaaaatattataaattacatatgtattttacatatatatttatatatggatTAGAAAAGACtg belongs to Solanum stenotomum isolate F172 chromosome 1, ASM1918654v1, whole genome shotgun sequence and includes:
- the LOC125859796 gene encoding receptor-like protein Cf-9 homolog; protein product: MELYLSNVNATGRIPESFGHLTSLRKLDLFSCNLSGSIPKPLWNLTNIETLVLAYNHLERPISNFFRFGKLKSLSIGNNNFNGQLEFLSLNTCTQLVELDFSFNSLITGSIPSNEFKYQSLFVVSLKQNQLEGPIPKSFLYQQILHYLFLSQNNLSGQITSTICNRVLMVLDLGSNSLEGTIPLCLGEISILRILDLSNNSLSGTLNTNFSIGNYLGVIKFDRNKLEGKVPQSFINCKYLKVLDLGNNELNDTFPEWLGALPELQLLNLRSNKFYGPIKDSRTDNLFAQIRIIDLSSNGFSGDLPVSLFENFEAMKIIGEKNGTREYVADYYSNFYSNSFIVTTKGLELQFPRVLTTNIIINLSNNKFEGHIPSIIGDLIGLRTLNLSHNCLEGFKRSKLKPSSQGLYVKIVFVKAKTSTPTLTRLFFFALKT